Proteins co-encoded in one Paraburkholderia edwinii genomic window:
- the xerD gene encoding site-specific tyrosine recombinase XerD, with protein sequence MSDAVTTDATGAPVASPLFQSSSASIDAFCDALWLEHGLSRNTLDAYRRDLRLFAEWLASTRNASLDTAGEPDLTAYSAVRQKDKSTSANRRLSVFRRYYAWAVREHRAAADPTLRIRSAKQPPRFPSTLTEAQVEALLGAPDIDTPLGLRDRTMLELMYASGLRVTELVTLKTVEVGLNEGVVRVLGKGAKERLIPFGEEAHGWIERYLREARPALLGARSADALFVTARAEGMTRQQFWNIIKRHAAAAGVHAPLSPHTLRHAFATHLLNHGADLRVVQLLLGHTDISTTQIYTHVARERLRSLHAAHHPRG encoded by the coding sequence ATGAGCGACGCTGTTACCACCGATGCCACCGGCGCGCCCGTTGCGTCGCCTCTGTTCCAGTCGAGCAGCGCGTCGATCGATGCGTTCTGCGACGCGCTGTGGCTCGAACATGGCCTCTCGCGCAACACGCTCGATGCTTATCGGCGCGATCTGCGGTTATTTGCCGAATGGCTTGCGTCGACGCGCAATGCGTCGCTCGACACGGCCGGCGAGCCCGACCTCACCGCTTATAGCGCGGTGCGCCAGAAGGACAAATCCACTTCCGCGAACCGGCGTCTGTCGGTTTTTCGGCGCTATTACGCATGGGCCGTGCGCGAACATCGCGCGGCCGCCGACCCGACACTGCGCATCCGCTCGGCCAAACAGCCGCCGCGTTTTCCGTCGACGCTGACCGAAGCGCAGGTCGAGGCGCTGCTCGGCGCGCCCGATATCGATACGCCGCTCGGGCTTCGCGACCGGACGATGCTCGAGCTGATGTACGCGAGCGGTTTGCGTGTGACCGAACTCGTCACGTTGAAGACGGTCGAGGTTGGACTCAACGAGGGCGTCGTGCGGGTGCTGGGCAAGGGCGCGAAGGAGCGCCTGATTCCGTTCGGCGAAGAGGCGCATGGCTGGATCGAGCGGTATTTGCGCGAGGCGCGGCCTGCGCTGCTGGGCGCGCGTTCCGCCGATGCGCTGTTCGTTACCGCGCGCGCGGAAGGCATGACGCGCCAGCAGTTCTGGAACATCATCAAGCGCCATGCGGCTGCGGCCGGCGTGCATGCACCGCTGTCGCCGCACACGTTGCGGCACGCGTTCGCGACGCATCTGCTGAATCACGGTGCGGACTTGCGCGTCGTGCAGCTGCTGCTCGGGCATACGGATATTTCGACGACGCAGATTTATACGCACGTCGCGCGCGAGCGGTTGAGGTCGCTGCATGCGGCGCATCATCCGCGGGGGTGA
- a CDS encoding methylated-DNA--[protein]-cysteine S-methyltransferase has translation MYNAVIEAPFGKIGIRVDGAKVCEIVYLPDSVPSVAPDTALAKETVRQIERYLEHASATFDLPLATPGTAFQRRVWQGISAIPPGVVLTYGQLAKEIGSVPRAVGQACGSNPLPIVVPCHRVVASGGIGGFAHHGGDGFYRTVKRWLLAHEGASYA, from the coding sequence ATGTACAACGCAGTGATCGAGGCGCCGTTCGGCAAGATCGGCATTCGCGTGGACGGCGCGAAGGTGTGCGAGATCGTCTACCTGCCGGATTCCGTGCCAAGCGTCGCGCCTGATACGGCGCTGGCGAAGGAAACGGTCAGGCAGATCGAACGCTATCTCGAACACGCATCGGCGACGTTCGACCTGCCGCTTGCCACGCCCGGCACCGCGTTTCAGCGGCGTGTCTGGCAAGGCATCAGCGCGATTCCGCCCGGCGTCGTGTTGACCTACGGACAGCTTGCGAAAGAGATCGGCAGCGTGCCGCGCGCGGTCGGCCAGGCATGCGGATCGAATCCGCTGCCGATCGTCGTGCCATGCCATCGCGTGGTCGCATCGGGCGGTATCGGCGGCTTTGCGCATCATGGCGGCGATGGCTTTTATCGCACGGTCAAGCGCTGGCTGCTGGCGCACGAAGGCGCGAGTTACGCATGA